TCTGGGCATTCGGGCGCGGACGCGAGGGGGACCTGATGAACACTGCAGTCTGGGCATTCGGTGATCGCATCGGATTTGACCTCGGTCTGACCGCGGAGATGGCTGTCTCCTCTCTCAGACGCATCGAAAAAGACATCCGTGACATCAGAAATGCCCTGCGTCTGAAAGGCAGCAGGGGACCGGTCTATGATCTGATACCCCTTGGTTTCACCCTCACAATTATGCAGATCTACCGGGCACGGGAACAGGGACTTGTACTTGCAACACGGGGCTACCAGGGAGGGGGGACATTCACCCCCACGTTTCATACCACCAAAACAGACACAATCGCCTTTTTTGGTTCAATTCTCATAATTATCGCCGATTTCGCAGCTTTCGCTGGGTATTTATAGAGTCAGGGGCAACTTACTAAAGGCTCGACAATATCAATATCCTGCCCTTTAGAGGTGTTTTATGAGTACTGCCAATCCTGTAAAAATTACCGACACGACCCTGAGGGATGCACACCAGTCTTTGATTGCAACCCGCCTCAAAACAGAGGACATGACAGAACTGGCGCATGCCATGGATTCTGTCGGATTCTTCTCTGTAGAAGCATGGGGAGGCGCGACATTCGACAGCGCGATACGGTTCCTCAACGATGACCCGTGGCAGCGCCTGCGCACCTTAAAAGAAGGACTTCCGAACACACCGATACAGATGCTTCTGCGCGGGCAGAATCTTGTCGGATACCGCCATTACCCGGACGATGTAGTGGAAAAGTTCGTGGAGGCTGCCGGCAGAAACGGCGTAGACATCTTCCGGATTTTTGATGCACTCAATGATCTCCGCAACATGGAAAAATCAATGGATGCGGTTAAAAATATCGGTGCACACCTTCAGGGCACAATATCATATACCACCAGCCCGGTGCACTCCACAGAAGGATTCATTGAACTGGCAAAGGACCTGTATGCACACGAATGTGACTCTATCTGCATAAAAGACATGGCAGGCCTCATTATGCCGGAAGAGGCCCGTCAGCTCATCACCGGCATAAAGCGGGAGATTGACATCCCGGTAGACCTGCACAGTCATTCAACAAGCGGCATCTCACCAATGAGTTATCAGGCCGCAATTGAGGCAGGCGTGGACATCCTGGATACCGCCATGTCACCATTTTCAATGGGCACATCCCAGCCTCCAACGGAGAGTATCGTAGCAAGTCTCATCGGAACAGAGCGCGATACCGGGATTGACCTGATGAAACTCCGGCCGGTGAGAGATATCTGTCTTGCGGTCAAGGACAAGTACGGGACACTGGTAAATCCCATATCTGAACGGATTGACAGTGACGTACTCATCTACCAGCTGCCGGGCGGTATGATCTCAAACCTGGTCTCACAACTCAAGGAACAGGACGCACTGGACCGGATTGAAGAAGTCCACAGGGAGATACCACAGGTGAGAAAGGATCTCGGGTATCCGCCACTGGTTACACCCACCAGCCAGATTGTAGGCACTCAGGCGGTCCTTAATGTCCTGATGGGTGCAGAGCGCTACTCCAATGTGACAAAAGAAGTCAAGGACTACGTGCTTGGCCTCTATGGAAAACCTCCCGGCCCCATCTCAGATGAGATCCGTACGCTCATTATCGGTGATGAGGAGCCTTTCACCGGAAGACCCGGTGACCTCCTTGAACCTGCCTATGAGAAGATGGCCGCAGAGGCGCGGGAAGAGGGGATTGTCACAAAAGACGAGGATATCCTCACCTATATTCTCTACCCGGCAATTGCCCCGTCATTTCTGCGTGGTGAGCGGGTACCGGAGGAAATCCCGCGGATGGTGGATGCCAGAGCAGCGCCCGCAGGAGTCATACCCAGTTCCATGGATGTTGAGGTTGACGGAGAAATTTTTGCAGTGCGCATTCTCTCTGTTGATGGTGGTGAAGTCGGTGCTGTCACCCCTACCGGCGCAAAACAGATTCCCCGGACCGCGATAAAAGGGGGAGTCACATCAAATATCCAGGGCATGGTCCTGAAGGTAGAGACCAGAATCGGTGCTGAAGTAAAAAAAGGAGACACACTCGTCGTTCTTGAAGCAATGAAGATGGAAAACCCCATTGTTTCAGCGATAGACGGAAAAGTCACCAACATCTTTGTCGATGCAGGTGACGCCGTCCAGAACGGGGATGTCCTGCTGGTGATTGAATGACATATTTCGAGAGAGTGCTTGTTGCAAACCGCGGAGAGATTGCTATCCGCGTGATGCGTGCCTGCCGCGAGATGGGGATTGAGACCGTTGCCATCTACTCTGAACCGGACAAACATTCCCTCCATGTGAAGTATGCAGATGAATCGTTTCTGGTGGGTGAAGCGCATCCGTCGAAGAGTTACCTGAATCAGGAGCGCATCATTGACATCGCTAAGAAGAGCGGTGCTGAAGCCATTCATCCCGGATATGGATTTCTTGCCGAAAATAGTGGATTTGCGCACCGGTGCGATGAGGAGGGGCTGACATTCATCGGCCCGTCCTGGAAATCCATTGAGGCGATGGGATCAAAGCTGGGCTCCAAACATATGATGGAGGAGGCAGGGGTTCCGGTACTGCCCTACACACCGGACGGAGTCACAACCCTTGATGAGGCAAAGAGGATCTCTGCAGATATTGGCTACCCGGTGATTGTCAAGGCATCTGCCGGAGGTGGCGGTATCGGGATGCAGATCGTGGAAGATGAGGCAGGCCTTGAGGAAGCAATCGAGAAGGGCATGCGTATTGCGGCATCGGCATTCGGTGATTCCACGGTATTTATTGAGAAGTATCTGGTCAAGCCACGGCACATTGAATTCCAGGTACTTGCAGATCAGCACGGGAACCGCGTTCACCTGTATGACCGGGAATGCTCCATCCAGCGACGTCACCAGAAGCTGGTGGAAGAAGCGCCCTGCCCCATTATGACCGATGAACTCAGGGAACGAATGGCAGAATCAGCCCTGAAGGTTACCGAGGCATCAGGATACTATAATGCGGGCACCGTGGAATTCCTCTATGCAAACGGGGAATATTATTTCATGGAGATGAACACCCGTCTGCAGGTCGAACACACGGTCACTGAGATGGTGACCGGCATAGACCTGGTACGCCAGCAGATTGCTGTTGCTGCAGGTGAAGAACTCTCCTTTGCACAGGATGACATCACACTGAACGGGCATGCAATCGAGTGTCGGATCAATGCGGAGGATCCGCTCAACAATTTCCAGGCAGATCCGGGGAAAATTGTCCGCTACCGCTCTCCGGGGGGACCGGGAATCCGGGTGGATTCCGGCATCCACATGGGGTATTCCATTCCGCCAATGTATGACTCGATGATCTCAAAACTCTGCGGCTGGGGCCGAACGAGAACAGAATCTATCGAGCGCATGCGCAGGGCAATCTTTGAGTATGTCATTCTCGGGGTGAAAACAACTCTGCCGCTCCACCACGCAATCATGAATAACCGCCATTTCATCGCGGGGGATACCCACACCCATTTCCTGCAGGAAGAGCATGTAAAGGAAAATCTCAGCAGGTATCTCCGTGAAGAAGAGACACGCATGCAGACTCTGGCAGACTCGCTGCGCCACGGCAAGGAAGCGGCGGCAATATCTGCTGCGGTGAGTGTATACATCTCACAGACGCAGAACAGGGCAGAGTAGGAGAGGGGGAAAAACCCTTCTGCTCGTGCTATTTTATTTAATTATTTTTACCATTCGGATCACTATCATCAGTTTCTTTGCATTTGCCCATTTTGGAAATATCTGTATCAGCTCACACAAGTCAGGGAAAACAGGCAGTAGCTGGAGAAATAAACCAATCGGCAAACACTTACCGGAAAAGAGGGATTGGAAAATTAACCCCGCCTGATATCCCTACCACAATAGAGAGAAAAATCAATATCAGAAGTTTTAATACGACATCCAGCGTTCTTATTGTGCACATTGTGTGCGAGATTATATGCTGTCGTGGCCTAGTTGGTTAGGGCGCCAGACTCATAGGGTTTGAGCAATTTCGGAGCGCTTTATCTGAGACATCTGGAGGTCGTGGGTTCGGATCCCATCGACAGCATAGAAACGTGAGGTTTAGACCTCTTTTCTTTTTTCAAGTCATTACAAAAGATATATAGAATCAATCAAATTCTTAATGCTCCTGAATCTATCTGTCATTTTTGGACCTGATTTTTGGATAGTTACGGTAATCCTGTGCCCTTCAGATTCATGCTTCAGCTTTTTATTCTTCTGAATAAGGACAGGAGCTCTCCATACAGAACAAACCTGAAAAAAATGAATCAAAAACAAATACGCAAAAATGTTTGGTAATACTTCCCGGAATTGATATATTTCGAGCTTTATTGAGTAATTTGCTAAGATTATGTACAATCTATTTATACTATAAATCAAATACATTACAGGAATGACTAATCAGTCATTTGTGGAGATAATGCGTGAAAGAAAAGGTTGAAGACAAAAAAGCAGCCCTTCTGCAATCGGCACTGAAGCTCTTTACGGAAAGAGGGTTCCATGGAACATCCACTGCCCAGATATCAAAAGAGGCAGGTGTAGCCACAGGTACGTTATTCAATTATTTCCCTACGAAAGAGGATCTGATCAATGCCCTGTATTTTGATGTGAAGGGAAAATTAAGCCGCAGTATGGGGAAAGACCTCCAGACGCAGATCACCTTTCATGATAAGCTTAAGAAAATCTGGTATAACATGACCGAATGGGGACTCAACAACCCGGATGATTTTCTTTTTGTCGGGCAATTCTGCTCCTCCCCTTA
Above is a window of Methanogenium organophilum DNA encoding:
- a CDS encoding pyruvate/oxaloacetate carboxyltransferase, coding for MSTANPVKITDTTLRDAHQSLIATRLKTEDMTELAHAMDSVGFFSVEAWGGATFDSAIRFLNDDPWQRLRTLKEGLPNTPIQMLLRGQNLVGYRHYPDDVVEKFVEAAGRNGVDIFRIFDALNDLRNMEKSMDAVKNIGAHLQGTISYTTSPVHSTEGFIELAKDLYAHECDSICIKDMAGLIMPEEARQLITGIKREIDIPVDLHSHSTSGISPMSYQAAIEAGVDILDTAMSPFSMGTSQPPTESIVASLIGTERDTGIDLMKLRPVRDICLAVKDKYGTLVNPISERIDSDVLIYQLPGGMISNLVSQLKEQDALDRIEEVHREIPQVRKDLGYPPLVTPTSQIVGTQAVLNVLMGAERYSNVTKEVKDYVLGLYGKPPGPISDEIRTLIIGDEEPFTGRPGDLLEPAYEKMAAEAREEGIVTKDEDILTYILYPAIAPSFLRGERVPEEIPRMVDARAAPAGVIPSSMDVEVDGEIFAVRILSVDGGEVGAVTPTGAKQIPRTAIKGGVTSNIQGMVLKVETRIGAEVKKGDTLVVLEAMKMENPIVSAIDGKVTNIFVDAGDAVQNGDVLLVIE
- a CDS encoding acetyl-CoA carboxylase biotin carboxylase subunit — its product is MTYFERVLVANRGEIAIRVMRACREMGIETVAIYSEPDKHSLHVKYADESFLVGEAHPSKSYLNQERIIDIAKKSGAEAIHPGYGFLAENSGFAHRCDEEGLTFIGPSWKSIEAMGSKLGSKHMMEEAGVPVLPYTPDGVTTLDEAKRISADIGYPVIVKASAGGGGIGMQIVEDEAGLEEAIEKGMRIAASAFGDSTVFIEKYLVKPRHIEFQVLADQHGNRVHLYDRECSIQRRHQKLVEEAPCPIMTDELRERMAESALKVTEASGYYNAGTVEFLYANGEYYFMEMNTRLQVEHTVTEMVTGIDLVRQQIAVAAGEELSFAQDDITLNGHAIECRINAEDPLNNFQADPGKIVRYRSPGGPGIRVDSGIHMGYSIPPMYDSMISKLCGWGRTRTESIERMRRAIFEYVILGVKTTLPLHHAIMNNRHFIAGDTHTHFLQEEHVKENLSRYLREEETRMQTLADSLRHGKEAAAISAAVSVYISQTQNRAE
- a CDS encoding TetR/AcrR family transcriptional regulator is translated as MKEKVEDKKAALLQSALKLFTERGFHGTSTAQISKEAGVATGTLFNYFPTKEDLINALYFDVKGKLSRSMGKDLQTQITFHDKLKKIWYNMTEWGLNNPDDFLFVGQFCSSPYITSYTREEVSKEYVFLNELVKEGITNEDLRDYPIILVTSMLYQSNRTVVNLILESKPQNTDEIIEDGFQIIWDGLAKN